A genomic window from Martelella lutilitoris includes:
- a CDS encoding ABC transporter permease codes for MTETQPTPTAPVGAPSPGLIFVLRARFPMASRIGERIVLGIGLLLASSILIFAGIEILPGDFAETYLGQAATPQAIANLRAEFGLDQPLVTRYFDWLVGILHGDFGTSWASGQSVSGQIAARLGNSLLLAGAAAVIAVPLAVGLGLLAVLYRDRLADRLINLVSLAAVSLPEFFVAYLLIMVFVVQHPVAAFPATVYDSMSLWQKLQTIILPVATLVLVVLAHMMRMTRAAIINVMSSAYMETAELKGIGAMRAIVKHAAPNALAPIINVVALNLAYLIVGVVVVEVVFVYPGMGQYMVDAVTIRDLPVVQGCGLVFAAIYILLNMTADILSIVVNPRLRHPR; via the coding sequence ATGACAGAAACACAACCAACACCAACCGCCCCTGTCGGCGCGCCCTCTCCCGGCCTGATCTTCGTTTTGCGCGCGCGCTTTCCCATGGCAAGCCGTATCGGCGAGCGGATCGTGCTCGGCATAGGCCTGCTTCTCGCCAGTTCGATCCTGATCTTCGCCGGGATCGAAATCCTGCCCGGCGACTTCGCCGAGACCTATCTCGGTCAGGCGGCAACGCCGCAGGCGATCGCCAATCTGCGCGCCGAATTCGGCCTCGACCAGCCGCTCGTGACCCGCTATTTCGACTGGCTCGTCGGCATATTGCATGGCGATTTCGGAACGTCCTGGGCAAGCGGCCAGTCCGTCAGCGGCCAGATTGCCGCCCGGCTGGGCAATTCGCTGCTTCTGGCGGGCGCCGCAGCCGTGATCGCCGTTCCGCTCGCCGTCGGCCTTGGCCTTCTCGCCGTGCTCTATCGCGACCGTCTGGCGGACCGGCTGATCAACCTCGTCTCGCTTGCCGCCGTCTCGCTGCCGGAATTCTTCGTCGCCTATCTGCTGATCATGGTGTTCGTGGTCCAGCATCCGGTCGCAGCCTTTCCGGCCACGGTCTATGACAGTATGAGCCTGTGGCAGAAGCTTCAGACCATCATCCTTCCGGTGGCGACGCTGGTTCTGGTGGTGCTCGCCCACATGATGCGGATGACCCGTGCGGCGATCATCAATGTAATGTCCTCCGCCTATATGGAGACCGCCGAGCTGAAAGGCATCGGCGCGATGCGGGCGATCGTGAAACACGCGGCCCCCAATGCGCTGGCGCCGATCATCAATGTCGTGGCCCTCAACCTCGCCTATCTGATCGTCGGCGTCGTCGTGGTCGAGGTGGTTTTCGTCTACCCCGGCATGGGCCAGTACATGGTCGATGCGGTGACGATACGCGACTTGCCGGTGGTGCAGGGCTGCGGGCTGGTCTTCGCCGCGATCTATATTCTGCTCAACATGACAGCCGACATTCTGTCCATTGTCGTCAATCCGCGTCTGAGGCATCCGCGATGA
- a CDS encoding ABC transporter ATP-binding protein encodes MAYPPGERPHPIEIVKDVSFTLERGKVLGLIGESGAGKSTIGLSPLAYGRGGVTITGGEVLLDGVDILKLGKSGTRALRGARVCYVSQSAAASFNPAHKLGDQVIEATVRHGLMSRGKARKRAVELFDILGLPDPESFGNRYPHQVSGGQLQRAMTAMALCSHPELIVFDEPTTALDVTTQIDVLAAIKNAIARTGTAALYITHDLAVVAQVADDIMVLRNGETVEYGSVEKIIENPDAEYTRELVNVRAIRHAEAADQSDRFFEMNNISASYGTMPVLFDVSLHVPKGQTLAIVGESGSGKSTLARVATGLLPPTAGSVRFNGKDLPPALKNRSREELRQLQLIYQMADTAMNPRQTVGGIIGRAVTFYEGLRGSARHSRVNELLEQIEMGSGFYDRYPAELSGGQKQRVAIARALAARPELIICDEPTSALDPLVADGILKLLLQLQKEKQLSYIFITHDIAIVRAIADSVAVMHQGKLVRFGPKAEALSPPFDDYTDLLLKSVPEMKIGWLEEVLANRRTSSAGN; translated from the coding sequence ATGGCCTATCCGCCGGGCGAACGCCCGCATCCGATCGAGATCGTCAAGGACGTGAGTTTCACGCTGGAACGCGGCAAGGTGCTCGGGCTGATCGGCGAATCGGGCGCGGGCAAGTCCACCATCGGGCTCTCGCCGCTCGCCTATGGGCGCGGCGGCGTCACCATCACCGGCGGCGAAGTGCTGTTGGACGGCGTCGATATCCTGAAGCTCGGCAAGTCCGGCACGCGGGCGCTGCGCGGCGCGCGGGTCTGCTATGTCTCGCAATCGGCGGCGGCCTCGTTCAATCCGGCCCACAAGCTCGGCGATCAGGTGATCGAGGCGACCGTGCGCCACGGGCTGATGAGCCGTGGCAAGGCCCGGAAGCGTGCTGTCGAACTGTTCGATATCCTCGGCCTGCCGGATCCGGAGAGTTTCGGCAACCGCTATCCCCACCAGGTGTCCGGCGGACAGTTGCAGCGGGCGATGACGGCGATGGCGCTCTGCAGCCATCCGGAACTGATCGTCTTCGACGAGCCGACAACGGCGCTGGACGTCACCACCCAGATCGACGTTCTGGCCGCGATCAAAAATGCGATCGCCAGGACCGGAACCGCCGCGCTCTACATCACCCATGACCTCGCGGTAGTGGCCCAGGTCGCCGACGACATCATGGTGCTGCGCAACGGCGAAACCGTGGAATATGGCAGCGTTGAAAAGATCATCGAAAACCCCGATGCCGAATACACCCGCGAACTGGTGAATGTCCGCGCGATCCGCCACGCGGAGGCCGCCGACCAGTCCGACCGCTTCTTCGAGATGAACAACATCTCGGCCTCCTACGGCACCATGCCGGTGCTGTTTGATGTGTCGCTGCATGTTCCCAAGGGGCAGACGCTCGCGATTGTCGGCGAATCCGGTTCGGGCAAATCGACACTTGCGCGGGTCGCCACCGGGCTTCTGCCGCCGACAGCCGGTAGCGTGCGGTTCAATGGAAAAGACCTGCCGCCGGCGCTGAAGAACCGCAGCCGCGAGGAGCTGCGGCAGCTTCAGCTGATCTATCAGATGGCCGACACCGCCATGAACCCGCGCCAGACCGTGGGCGGCATCATCGGCAGGGCTGTGACCTTCTACGAGGGCCTGCGCGGTTCGGCGCGCCACAGCCGGGTCAACGAGTTGCTCGAGCAGATCGAAATGGGCAGCGGTTTCTACGACCGTTACCCCGCCGAGCTTTCCGGCGGCCAGAAACAGCGCGTGGCGATTGCCCGCGCGCTGGCCGCCCGGCCGGAGCTGATCATCTGCGACGAACCGACCTCGGCGCTCGACCCGCTGGTGGCCGACGGCATTTTGAAGCTGCTGCTGCAGCTTCAGAAGGAAAAGCAGCTTTCCTACATCTTCATCACCCACGACATCGCCATTGTCCGGGCGATTGCCGACAGCGTGGCGGTGATGCATCAGGGCAAATTGGTCCGTTTCGGCCCCAAGGCGGAGGCGCTTTCCCCGCCCTTCGACGACTATACCGATCTGCTGCTGAAATCCGTGCCCGAAATGAAGATCGGCTGGCTGGAAGAGGTGCTTGCCAACCGCAGGACTTCCAGCGCCGGCAACTGA
- a CDS encoding transcriptional regulator, with product MKSQNNSLFAANLRFACNTRPSITAICREIGINRQQFNRYLAAQTRPSPYNTGKIARHFNLKPQDFLLPEKRFQDVLGTPAETVGPDFLLREGFPGNLPELRQYTGYYELYHKSLSWPGKIVRSCARIEEKNGQITVKSIERIYDRDQEIRQFSKYVGLAAYWRNRLFIVERGVGEQSFLCQTTLMPFAEHQRTYLRGVTTGVSWRQENLPYSTRAIWRVAGPNPDKRRLLEGCGLFNEKSPKLPLPVRRYLNSEGENHTLVAAR from the coding sequence TTGAAATCCCAAAACAACAGTCTCTTTGCAGCCAATCTGCGATTTGCCTGCAACACTCGCCCGTCGATTACTGCAATCTGCCGCGAGATCGGCATCAATCGACAGCAGTTCAACCGCTATCTTGCCGCGCAAACGCGCCCTTCGCCCTATAATACAGGGAAAATCGCGCGGCATTTCAACCTCAAGCCGCAGGACTTCCTGCTGCCGGAAAAGCGCTTCCAGGACGTACTCGGCACGCCTGCCGAGACCGTCGGACCGGATTTTCTGTTGCGGGAGGGGTTCCCCGGAAACCTGCCGGAGCTGCGTCAGTATACGGGCTATTACGAACTTTACCATAAAAGCCTGTCATGGCCCGGGAAAATCGTCCGAAGCTGTGCCAGGATCGAGGAGAAAAACGGCCAGATCACGGTCAAATCGATCGAGCGGATTTATGACCGGGACCAGGAGATTCGACAGTTCTCGAAATATGTCGGACTGGCGGCCTACTGGCGTAACCGGCTTTTTATCGTCGAGCGCGGGGTGGGGGAACAATCCTTCCTGTGTCAGACGACGCTGATGCCGTTTGCCGAGCATCAGCGCACCTATCTGCGCGGGGTGACGACCGGCGTTTCCTGGCGCCAGGAAAACCTGCCCTATTCCACGCGGGCGATCTGGCGCGTGGCCGGGCCGAACCCCGACAAGCGCAGACTGCTGGAAGGATGCGGCCTGTTCAATGAAAAATCGCCGAAACTGCCGCTTCCCGTCCGCCGCTATCTCAACAGCGAAGGCGAAAATCACACGCTTGTCGCAGCACGATAA
- a CDS encoding autotransporter domain-containing protein, giving the protein MNGIIQRLGSRAQISGKMLGLLSGVSLLAVSAVPAKAEDNALRIISLNTWGASTLIPEAADLLSSGNYDFITIQEYRNSYGVDIQKKMADLGAGDYELHSKGDTGLAWRDKDIIDYSNTDEPVHVVVGGENGRPQTIIATEHLDYRDDAFLHRNREAHELNDWAASKASPIIMTGDFNAGDVSERGLLEVVQQEFMMKRARETGNADHKAWALQYVARNHAIGSEKYAAAEAYINRKSNTMPEGLFTDETYPVAGNTPYTMNLLKKQYQILQNPEDRERFAPHKLADGSTTWPSVEEDDEAFKWPSWGRTQIDHFIASRPYAKWWELTDAEDDHYVGGVLDQDISTTDEGHALSDHEPLAHEIRWKGPNVEEIGDGSGKIRLTFDANTRDSAERANEFRLSRNNHRTDVYLGQLSDEDGRPIYAQAPEVTEDRLGFLLANAVYDRHDPEAFQEELSLYVPAEQQAVYKAYLDKLTDTSNPEFFRNVLDDYFQAHREEFPGIGSISDMSWEQWGDILMKYVDEDLAFDTKPENPAWDELVETFGLSDPAVRAALSAKTGLDFENDPFAPLKLALDCADAQHLSLQGARAMCVDDHERFRDIVVTAGKTVAIDESAALGSSDGLITLDNGGIRTAGPDDDWAQWTGPITALDKAIRFDGRGWIDVSHPTVPVTALKTFSGDGTFEKRGVGTLLLTADSSGFAGTTLVNEGKLLVGDENGAGAIGGSMAVNDGAILGGSGTIGSGAGSLVSIAAGGTLSPGNSIGTLTIDGDLAFASGSIFAVEVDPESGRSDAVTVTGKASLDGTLAHVGFDGVYDPRSTYTVLSAGEIEGEFASVTSDFAFLTPDFLYGTGEIGLKLQRNDRDFASLTQTANQAAVAASVESIGFTAGNQLYDAIVMLPDDPDFIRNGFDQLSGEIHASVKSALIEESGIVRGAEADRLRAAFGTVGASSAPVLAYGPDGANLVAPDQANGIAAWGSAFGAWNTFDGNANAAGLDSATGGLLVGVDIPLAETWRVGALAGYSHSSFDSDDRASSGSSDNYSLGLYAGSQWGGLGFRSGLAYTWHQIDTSRSVFIPGLTNALDSSYDAGTFQAFGELGYQFDLSDVQLEPFANLAYVNLDTDGYGESGGAAALSGASGSSDTTFTTVGARVSSDFMIGATRAKASGMIGWRHAFGDITPSVTQAFAGSTPFAVTGVAVAEDAAVVEAGLDFDLSANTTIGVSYQGQFGDDVSYNGVNARLQVKF; this is encoded by the coding sequence ATGAATGGTATCATTCAGCGGCTGGGAAGCCGCGCGCAGATTTCAGGCAAGATGCTCGGCCTTCTGAGCGGCGTTTCGCTGCTGGCCGTCAGCGCTGTTCCAGCGAAAGCCGAAGACAATGCGCTGCGCATCATCTCCCTGAACACCTGGGGCGCATCGACGCTCATCCCCGAAGCCGCCGACCTTCTTTCATCGGGCAATTACGACTTCATCACCATCCAGGAATACCGCAACAGCTACGGCGTCGATATCCAGAAGAAGATGGCCGACCTTGGCGCTGGCGATTACGAGCTGCACTCGAAGGGCGACACCGGCCTTGCCTGGCGCGACAAGGACATTATCGATTACAGCAATACCGATGAGCCGGTTCACGTGGTTGTCGGCGGCGAGAACGGCCGCCCGCAGACCATCATCGCGACGGAGCATCTCGATTACCGCGACGATGCCTTTCTCCATCGTAACCGCGAAGCCCATGAGCTGAACGACTGGGCGGCAAGCAAGGCGAGCCCCATTATCATGACGGGAGACTTCAACGCGGGCGACGTCTCCGAGCGCGGACTGCTGGAAGTGGTTCAGCAGGAATTCATGATGAAGCGCGCGCGAGAGACCGGCAATGCGGACCACAAGGCCTGGGCGCTGCAATATGTCGCGCGCAATCACGCCATCGGCTCTGAAAAATACGCCGCCGCCGAAGCCTATATCAACCGCAAGTCCAACACCATGCCGGAAGGCCTGTTCACCGACGAGACCTATCCCGTGGCGGGCAACACGCCCTACACGATGAACCTTCTGAAGAAGCAGTACCAGATCCTGCAGAACCCCGAGGATCGCGAACGCTTCGCCCCCCACAAGCTGGCGGATGGCAGCACAACATGGCCGAGCGTCGAGGAAGACGACGAGGCCTTCAAATGGCCGTCCTGGGGCCGCACCCAGATCGACCACTTCATTGCGTCGCGCCCCTATGCCAAATGGTGGGAACTGACGGATGCCGAAGACGACCACTATGTCGGCGGCGTTCTCGACCAGGACATCAGCACGACGGACGAGGGTCACGCGCTCTCCGATCATGAGCCGCTCGCCCATGAAATCCGCTGGAAGGGCCCGAATGTCGAGGAGATCGGCGACGGCAGCGGCAAGATCCGCCTGACCTTCGATGCCAACACGCGCGATTCGGCAGAGCGCGCCAATGAATTCCGGCTGTCGCGCAACAACCACCGCACCGATGTCTATCTCGGCCAGCTTTCCGATGAGGATGGCCGTCCGATCTATGCGCAGGCCCCGGAAGTCACCGAGGACCGCCTCGGCTTCCTGCTCGCCAACGCGGTCTATGACCGTCACGACCCGGAAGCCTTTCAGGAGGAGCTTTCCCTCTACGTGCCCGCCGAACAGCAGGCGGTTTACAAGGCCTATCTCGACAAGCTGACGGATACCTCCAATCCGGAATTCTTCCGCAACGTTCTCGACGACTATTTCCAGGCGCATCGCGAAGAGTTCCCGGGCATCGGCAGCATCAGCGACATGAGCTGGGAGCAATGGGGCGATATCCTCATGAAATATGTCGATGAGGACCTTGCCTTTGACACCAAGCCGGAAAACCCGGCCTGGGACGAGCTTGTCGAAACGTTCGGTCTCAGCGATCCGGCCGTGCGCGCCGCGCTTTCGGCGAAGACCGGGCTCGACTTCGAAAACGATCCCTTCGCGCCCCTCAAGCTGGCGCTCGACTGCGCCGACGCGCAGCATCTGTCGCTTCAGGGCGCCCGCGCGATGTGCGTGGATGATCATGAGCGCTTCCGCGACATCGTCGTCACCGCCGGCAAGACTGTGGCGATCGACGAAAGCGCGGCACTCGGCTCCTCCGACGGCCTGATCACGCTCGACAATGGCGGCATCCGCACCGCCGGACCGGACGATGACTGGGCTCAGTGGACCGGCCCGATCACGGCGCTCGACAAGGCCATCCGCTTCGACGGCCGGGGCTGGATCGATGTTTCCCACCCGACGGTTCCGGTGACCGCTCTGAAGACATTCTCCGGCGACGGCACGTTTGAAAAGCGCGGCGTCGGCACCCTGCTCTTGACGGCCGACAGCTCCGGCTTTGCCGGCACCACGCTGGTCAACGAGGGCAAGCTGCTGGTGGGCGACGAAAACGGCGCCGGCGCGATCGGCGGCAGCATGGCCGTCAATGACGGCGCGATACTCGGCGGCTCCGGCACGATCGGCTCCGGCGCGGGATCGCTGGTCTCGATTGCCGCGGGCGGCACGCTGTCGCCGGGCAATTCCATCGGCACGTTGACCATCGACGGCGACCTCGCCTTCGCCAGCGGCTCGATCTTCGCCGTCGAAGTCGACCCGGAAAGCGGGCGCAGCGACGCTGTGACCGTCACCGGCAAGGCCTCGCTGGACGGCACGCTCGCCCATGTCGGCTTCGACGGCGTCTACGATCCGCGCTCGACCTACACCGTCCTCTCGGCCGGTGAGATCGAGGGCGAATTCGCAAGCGTCACCTCCGATTTCGCCTTCCTGACGCCCGACTTTCTCTATGGCACGGGCGAAATCGGCCTGAAGCTGCAGCGCAACGACCGCGATTTCGCATCGCTGACTCAAACTGCCAACCAGGCAGCCGTCGCGGCAAGCGTGGAGTCGATCGGCTTTACCGCCGGAAACCAGCTCTATGACGCGATCGTCATGCTGCCGGACGATCCCGATTTCATCCGCAACGGCTTCGACCAGCTTTCCGGCGAGATCCATGCATCGGTCAAATCCGCGCTGATCGAGGAAAGCGGCATCGTCCGCGGCGCGGAGGCCGATCGCCTGCGGGCAGCCTTCGGCACGGTCGGCGCATCGTCGGCGCCGGTTCTGGCCTATGGCCCGGACGGTGCAAACCTCGTCGCTCCCGATCAGGCAAACGGCATCGCCGCCTGGGGCAGCGCCTTCGGAGCGTGGAACACGTTCGACGGCAACGCCAATGCCGCCGGCCTCGACAGCGCGACGGGCGGCCTGCTTGTCGGCGTCGACATCCCGCTTGCCGAAACCTGGCGCGTCGGCGCGCTTGCCGGCTACAGCCATTCGAGCTTCGACAGCGATGACCGCGCGTCGTCCGGTTCCAGCGATAACTACTCGCTCGGCCTCTATGCCGGTTCGCAATGGGGCGGCCTCGGCTTCCGCTCGGGTCTCGCCTATACGTGGCACCAGATCGACACCAGCCGTTCGGTGTTCATCCCGGGCCTTACGAATGCGCTCGACAGCAGCTATGACGCCGGCACCTTCCAGGCGTTCGGAGAACTCGGCTATCAGTTCGACCTCTCCGACGTTCAGCTGGAGCCGTTCGCCAACCTCGCCTATGTCAATCTGGATACGGATGGCTATGGCGAGAGCGGCGGCGCAGCGGCATTGAGCGGCGCAAGCGGCAGCTCAGATACCACCTTCACCACCGTGGGCGCGCGCGTCTCCTCCGACTTCATGATCGGCGCAACGCGAGCAAAGGCAAGCGGCATGATCGGCTGGCGTCACGCCTTTGGCGATATCACGCCGTCCGTCACGCAGGCTTTTGCGGGCTCGACGCCGTTCGCCGTCACCGGCGTCGCCGTTGCCGAGGATGCCGCCGTGGTCGAGGCCGGCCTCGACTTCGACCTGTCGGCCAACACCACGATCGGCGTGTCCTACCAGGGCCAGTTCGGCGACGACGTCAGCTACAACGGCGTCAACGCAAGGCTCCAGGTGAAGTTCTGA
- a CDS encoding ABC transporter substrate-binding protein yields the protein MRNTKSAIQKTGLNRRAFLASAAAAGFAATASGLLIPRESLAAEEPQRGGHLVLGLDGGQTTDILDPGTYAGSTMFLVGFTWGDRLVTTDPVSGEALPSLAESWTSSDDAKTWTFKLRKDVRFHDGTPFTVNDAAQTLRRHSDKDSTSAALGLLEEIETIEESGGDLVITLKNGNADLPLMLTDYHLQVQKNGGMDDPNSAIGTGPYKLESFEPGIRITFSKNEDDWNEDRGFVDSVEVLVINDNTARIAALSSGKVHFINTLSPKTMSLLSRAPNIETISTKGKGFYSFLMHGDTAPFDNNDLRMALKLAIDREAMLNTVLGGYGTLGNDYPVNDAYALAPTDIPQRAYDPEEAAHYFKKSGHEGPILLRTSDAAFTGAVDASVLFQANAKEAGIDLQLQREPADGYWSNVWNKKPFCASYWGGRATQDIRYTTTQLSTSTWNDTRFKDPEFDKMLLEARAETDQDKRRALYRQMAIMVRDNSGLILPVFNNYLNARSVKMQGWIDDVGNDLSNGQIASRAWLVS from the coding sequence ATGAGAAACACGAAATCAGCCATTCAGAAGACCGGCCTCAACCGTCGCGCCTTTCTGGCCTCCGCAGCCGCGGCCGGATTTGCGGCGACCGCTTCCGGTCTTCTCATTCCGCGCGAAAGCCTTGCGGCCGAAGAGCCGCAGCGCGGCGGTCATCTCGTTCTCGGCCTCGACGGCGGCCAGACCACCGATATTCTCGATCCCGGCACCTATGCCGGCAGCACCATGTTCCTGGTGGGCTTCACCTGGGGCGACCGGCTGGTGACCACCGATCCGGTATCCGGCGAGGCGCTGCCGAGCCTTGCCGAAAGCTGGACCTCTTCCGACGACGCGAAGACCTGGACCTTCAAGCTGCGCAAGGATGTGCGTTTTCATGACGGCACGCCGTTTACCGTCAACGACGCCGCCCAGACGCTCCGCCGCCATTCCGACAAGGATTCCACCTCCGCGGCTCTCGGCCTTCTCGAAGAGATCGAGACCATCGAGGAAAGCGGCGGGGATCTGGTGATCACGCTGAAGAACGGCAATGCCGACCTGCCGCTGATGCTGACGGACTATCACCTGCAGGTCCAGAAGAACGGCGGCATGGATGACCCCAACAGCGCCATCGGCACGGGCCCCTACAAGCTGGAAAGCTTCGAGCCGGGCATTCGCATTACCTTCTCGAAGAATGAGGATGACTGGAACGAGGATCGCGGCTTCGTCGACAGCGTCGAGGTTCTGGTCATCAACGACAACACCGCCCGCATCGCGGCCCTTTCGTCCGGCAAGGTGCATTTCATCAACACGCTCAGCCCGAAGACGATGTCCTTGCTGTCGCGGGCGCCGAATATCGAAACGATCAGCACCAAGGGCAAGGGCTTCTATTCCTTCCTGATGCATGGCGACACCGCGCCCTTCGATAATAACGATCTCAGAATGGCGCTGAAGCTCGCCATCGACCGCGAGGCGATGCTGAACACGGTGCTCGGCGGCTATGGCACGCTCGGCAACGATTATCCGGTCAACGATGCCTACGCGCTGGCGCCGACCGATATCCCGCAGCGGGCCTACGATCCGGAAGAAGCGGCGCACTACTTCAAGAAATCCGGCCACGAAGGCCCGATCCTGCTGCGCACCTCCGATGCCGCCTTTACCGGCGCGGTCGACGCCTCCGTCCTGTTCCAGGCCAATGCCAAGGAAGCGGGCATCGACCTCCAGCTGCAGCGCGAGCCGGCCGACGGTTACTGGTCGAATGTGTGGAACAAGAAGCCGTTCTGCGCCTCCTATTGGGGCGGCCGGGCGACGCAGGATATCCGCTACACCACAACCCAGCTTTCAACCTCGACCTGGAACGACACCCGTTTCAAGGACCCCGAATTCGACAAGATGCTGCTCGAAGCCCGCGCCGAGACCGACCAGGACAAGCGCCGCGCGCTCTACCGCCAGATGGCGATCATGGTGCGCGACAATAGCGGCCTGATCCTGCCGGTGTTCAACAATTACCTCAATGCCCGCTCGGTGAAGATGCAGGGCTGGATCGACGACGTCGGCAACGACCTGTCCAACGGACAGATCGCCAGCCGCGCCTGGCTCGTTTCTTGA
- a CDS encoding ABC transporter permease, producing the protein MNIRSVPLTAWIGMAGIAIAVIAAVFAPFLAPYGENQVVGSPWEAASAAFPLGTDNLGRDLLSRMIYGARMTLFVSFCATVLAFSLGVVLSFVAAVMRGIVDMGLSRLNDLMMSIPTLIFALIVLAALPQNLFVLIVVMAVLDSTRVFRLGRALAGDIAVMDFVEAARLRGEKTVWIVFREILPNAMTPLLAEFGLRLAFAVLFISTLSFLGLGIQPPTADWGGMVKDNKDGIIFGVSAALVPGAAIAALTISINLVVDWLLKRTSSLKGGRGG; encoded by the coding sequence ATGAATATCCGTTCCGTTCCGCTGACGGCGTGGATCGGCATGGCCGGTATCGCCATCGCCGTCATCGCCGCCGTCTTTGCGCCCTTTCTCGCGCCCTACGGCGAAAATCAGGTTGTCGGAAGCCCCTGGGAGGCGGCGAGCGCGGCCTTTCCGCTCGGGACCGACAATCTCGGCCGGGACCTGCTGTCGCGCATGATCTACGGCGCGCGCATGACGCTGTTCGTGTCGTTTTGCGCCACCGTGCTTGCCTTCTCGCTGGGCGTTGTCCTGAGCTTCGTAGCGGCCGTCATGCGCGGCATAGTCGATATGGGCCTGTCGCGCCTCAACGACCTGATGATGTCGATCCCGACGCTGATCTTCGCGCTGATCGTGCTGGCGGCGCTGCCCCAGAACCTGTTCGTGCTGATCGTGGTCATGGCGGTGCTCGATTCCACCCGCGTGTTCCGTCTCGGACGGGCACTGGCGGGCGATATCGCCGTGATGGACTTCGTCGAGGCGGCAAGGCTGCGCGGCGAAAAGACGGTCTGGATCGTGTTCCGCGAGATCCTGCCGAACGCGATGACGCCGTTGCTTGCCGAATTCGGCCTGCGGCTCGCCTTCGCCGTTCTGTTCATCTCCACCCTGTCTTTCCTCGGGCTCGGCATCCAGCCGCCGACCGCCGACTGGGGCGGCATGGTCAAGGACAACAAGGACGGCATCATCTTCGGCGTGTCCGCGGCGCTGGTGCCGGGGGCCGCGATTGCCGCGCTCACCATCTCCATCAATCTCGTCGTCGACTGGCTGCTGAAACGCACATCCAGCCTGAAAGGAGGCCGCGGTGGCTGA